From a region of the Haematobia irritans isolate KBUSLIRL chromosome 4, ASM5000362v1, whole genome shotgun sequence genome:
- the LOC142233734 gene encoding uncharacterized protein LOC142233734 isoform X1 — protein sequence MTDPSDSDVQPLLGDTDATSTTSKDSDRNRNNNNNNTINKNNKHNKNDINRNDLLSQQQRKLSYTRKSSKFRYIWKRKPLLYLLAIAILMFIINVTFNRNMDDDNLLPNEDDVYFLNHVHSHVPGMKVITNFPSFLKMSLFKKSSLASPSSPLPTSTEPTKKSLKQHRGKTSKSTQQKPENSLKAQVLRNSVKEKRPTPQNSISINKPNVIKASVSLSPILNATITTTNNDHVDSINGPANDVIEPPKGYLVWSEFCKMPNLDPYLPEVMKNFHREKYKPCKLLDPLTRVDFNVTNQRYTLSIVNDVLPGYSKTGKVDCCYQTITRNGTGDKADEHVSLSKCLSFVSHTSLDPSIDNILVKCRAGNKQVYANGYPLMPERKEIRDRLNVWKKYDQDSGASDKTPSVLMIGIDSISRVNLLRAMPKTARYLYENEWYEMSGFNKIDDNTFPNLMAVLTGMNRTTVMEKCSPYKLHALDNCDFIWRTFREHGYVTAYAEDEASINTFNYMKVGFVEPPVDYYLRPFLLGAEKHLETRLKSGLISCLGYKHAADFVYDYAVELARRYRNDTFFGLFWANTFSHNDISDCTGMDEHIMQYLKKFKDMGTMENTIVIFFSDHGMRFGPIRKTYSGHLEERLPFVFLWLPTKLRRKYPEFVNALNVNKNRLTNPYDTHMTLKHILEMTHRVKDANKLAKADACPKCQSLLKPMPQNRSCKDAAIEAHWCTCLPYENIYKNSKTVLNLTHLLIDYINDYVATFRNKSFAKLCVPLKFDSVDSAYRTTQLETDPGGAVKTIDIYRITFYTKPNKGLFEATAIYDPLTSHMEVTGEISRLNTYSGDSDCVTDGGAKKYCSCRKKIF from the exons ATGACAGATCCATCCGATTCCGATGTACAACCACTCTTAGGAGATACGGACGCAACTTCTACGACATCGAAGGATAGTGATAGAAatcgcaacaacaacaataataatacaatcaacaaaaacaacaaacacaatAAAAACGATATAAATCGCAATGACCTACTATCACAACAACAAAGGAAATTATCATATAcacgaaaatcatcgaaattccGTTATATCTGGAAACGGAAACCACTTCTTTATCTCTTAGCAATTGCCATTCTAATGTTTATCATTAATGTTACATTTAATCGTAATATGGATGATGATAACCTACTGCCAAACGAGGATGATGTCTATTTTCTCAATCATGTTCATTCCCATGTGCCTGGTATGAAAG TTATCACAAATTTTCcatcatttttgaaaatgtcacTGTTCAAAAAGTCATCACTAGCATCACCATCATCGCCGCTGCCTACATCTACAGAGCCTACAAAAAAATCTCTCAAACAACATCGGGGGAAAACATCAAAATCAACTCAGCAAAAGCCTGAAAATTCCCTAAAAGCTCAAGTGCTGAGAAATAGTGTCAAAGAAAAAAGGCCAACGCCTCAGAATagcatttcaattaataaacccAATGTAATCAAAGCATCTGTATCTTTATCTCCCATCTTAAATGCCACTATCACCACAACCAACAACGATCATGTGGACTCTATTAATGGACCTGCGAATGATGTCATCGAACCCCCCAAAGGTTATCTGGTATGGagtgaattttgtaaaatgccAAATTTAGATCCATACCTACCAgaagttatgaaaaatttccatagagagAAATATAAGCCGTGTAAGCTTTTGGATCCATTAACTCGAGTGGATTTCAATGTGACAAATCAACGCTATACTCTGAGTATTGTGAATGATGTTTTACCAGGCTATAGTAAAACTGGGAAAGTTGATTGCTGTTATCAGACCATAACACGAAATGGAACTGGTGATAAAGCCGATGAGCATGTGAG tctCTCTAAATGCCTGAGTTTTGTCAGTCACACCTCTCTCGatccttctatagacaatatcctGGTAAAGTGTCGTGCAGGCAATAAACAGGTTTATGCCAACGGTTATCCTTTGATGCCGGAGCGTAAAGAAATTCGTGATCGTTTGAATGTATGGAAAAAATACGACCAAGATTCTGGAGCTTCAGACAAAACGCCAAGTGTCCTTATGATTGGCATCGACAGTATATCAAGAGTGAATTTGCTACGAGCTATGCCCAAGACAGCACGATATCTCTATGAGAATGAATGGTACGAAATGAGCGGATTCAATAAG ATCGATGACAATACCTTTCCCAATCTTATGGCAGTTTTGACTGGTATGAATCGCACAACGGTCATGGAAAAATGTTCACCGTATAAACTGCATGCCTTGGACAATTGTGATTTCATATGGCGGACATTTCGCGAACATGGCTATGTAACCGCCTATGCTGAGGATGAAGCTTCCATAAATACCTTCAATTATATGAAGGTGGGTTTTGTGGAGCCCCCAGTGGATTATTACTTACGACCATTTCTACTGGGAGCTGAAAAACATTTGGAGACACGTCTAAAATCGGGCCTAATAAGCTGTCTGGGCTATAAACATGCTGCCGATTTTGTCTATGACTATGCCGTGGAATTGGCCAGACGCTATCGCAATGATACATTCTTTGGTCTTTTCTGGGCCAATACATTCAGTCATAACGACATCAGCGATTGTACCGGCATGGATGAGCACATTATGCAATATCTGAAGAAATTCAAAGATATGGGCACTATGGAGAATACCATAGTGATATTCTTTAGTGATCATGGTATGCGTTTTGGACCCATACGTAAAACCTATTCGGGTCATTTGGAAGAACGTTTACCATTTGTCTTCCTATGGTTACCCACCAAGCTGAGACGGAAATATCCGGAATTTGTCAATGCTTTGAATGTAAATAAGAATCGTCTAACAAATCCCTATGATACCCATATGACCCTGAAACATATACTGGAGATGACGCATCGCGTTAAGGACGCAAATAAATTGGCCAAAGCTGATGCCTGTCCCAAATGTCAATCGCTGCTGAAACCAATGCCGCAAAATCGCTCATGCAAAGATGCTGCTATAGAGGCCCATTGGTGTACTTGTCTGCCCTATgagaatatctataaaaattccaaaactGTTTTGAATCTTACTCACCTGCTTATCGACTACATCAATGATTATGTGGCCACCTTTCGGaataaaagttttgccaaaCTATGTGTTCCTCTGAAATTCGATAGTGTGGACAGTGCTTATCGTACCACCCAACTGGAGACGGATCCAGGCGGGGCGGTTAAAACTATAGACATTTATCGCATAACCTTCTATACAAAACCGAATAAGGGTCTATTCGAAGCTACGGCCATATATGATCCCTTGACCTCACATATGGAGGTTACCGGTGAAATAAGTCGCCTGAACACCTATAGCGGTGACTCGGATTGTGTAACGGATGGTGGAGcgaaaaaatattgttcatGTCGCAAAAAGATTTTCTAG
- the LOC142233734 gene encoding uncharacterized protein LOC142233734 isoform X2 produces MTDPSDSDVQPLLGDTDATSTTSKDSDRNRNNNNNNTINKNNKHNKNDINRNDLLSQQQRKLSYTRKSSKFRYIWKRKPLLYLLAIAILMFIINVTFNRNMDDDNLLPNEDDVYFLNHVHSHVPGMKGYLVWSEFCKMPNLDPYLPEVMKNFHREKYKPCKLLDPLTRVDFNVTNQRYTLSIVNDVLPGYSKTGKVDCCYQTITRNGTGDKADEHVSLSKCLSFVSHTSLDPSIDNILVKCRAGNKQVYANGYPLMPERKEIRDRLNVWKKYDQDSGASDKTPSVLMIGIDSISRVNLLRAMPKTARYLYENEWYEMSGFNKIDDNTFPNLMAVLTGMNRTTVMEKCSPYKLHALDNCDFIWRTFREHGYVTAYAEDEASINTFNYMKVGFVEPPVDYYLRPFLLGAEKHLETRLKSGLISCLGYKHAADFVYDYAVELARRYRNDTFFGLFWANTFSHNDISDCTGMDEHIMQYLKKFKDMGTMENTIVIFFSDHGMRFGPIRKTYSGHLEERLPFVFLWLPTKLRRKYPEFVNALNVNKNRLTNPYDTHMTLKHILEMTHRVKDANKLAKADACPKCQSLLKPMPQNRSCKDAAIEAHWCTCLPYENIYKNSKTVLNLTHLLIDYINDYVATFRNKSFAKLCVPLKFDSVDSAYRTTQLETDPGGAVKTIDIYRITFYTKPNKGLFEATAIYDPLTSHMEVTGEISRLNTYSGDSDCVTDGGAKKYCSCRKKIF; encoded by the exons ATGACAGATCCATCCGATTCCGATGTACAACCACTCTTAGGAGATACGGACGCAACTTCTACGACATCGAAGGATAGTGATAGAAatcgcaacaacaacaataataatacaatcaacaaaaacaacaaacacaatAAAAACGATATAAATCGCAATGACCTACTATCACAACAACAAAGGAAATTATCATATAcacgaaaatcatcgaaattccGTTATATCTGGAAACGGAAACCACTTCTTTATCTCTTAGCAATTGCCATTCTAATGTTTATCATTAATGTTACATTTAATCGTAATATGGATGATGATAACCTACTGCCAAACGAGGATGATGTCTATTTTCTCAATCATGTTCATTCCCATGTGCCTGGTATGAAAG GTTATCTGGTATGGagtgaattttgtaaaatgccAAATTTAGATCCATACCTACCAgaagttatgaaaaatttccatagagagAAATATAAGCCGTGTAAGCTTTTGGATCCATTAACTCGAGTGGATTTCAATGTGACAAATCAACGCTATACTCTGAGTATTGTGAATGATGTTTTACCAGGCTATAGTAAAACTGGGAAAGTTGATTGCTGTTATCAGACCATAACACGAAATGGAACTGGTGATAAAGCCGATGAGCATGTGAG tctCTCTAAATGCCTGAGTTTTGTCAGTCACACCTCTCTCGatccttctatagacaatatcctGGTAAAGTGTCGTGCAGGCAATAAACAGGTTTATGCCAACGGTTATCCTTTGATGCCGGAGCGTAAAGAAATTCGTGATCGTTTGAATGTATGGAAAAAATACGACCAAGATTCTGGAGCTTCAGACAAAACGCCAAGTGTCCTTATGATTGGCATCGACAGTATATCAAGAGTGAATTTGCTACGAGCTATGCCCAAGACAGCACGATATCTCTATGAGAATGAATGGTACGAAATGAGCGGATTCAATAAG ATCGATGACAATACCTTTCCCAATCTTATGGCAGTTTTGACTGGTATGAATCGCACAACGGTCATGGAAAAATGTTCACCGTATAAACTGCATGCCTTGGACAATTGTGATTTCATATGGCGGACATTTCGCGAACATGGCTATGTAACCGCCTATGCTGAGGATGAAGCTTCCATAAATACCTTCAATTATATGAAGGTGGGTTTTGTGGAGCCCCCAGTGGATTATTACTTACGACCATTTCTACTGGGAGCTGAAAAACATTTGGAGACACGTCTAAAATCGGGCCTAATAAGCTGTCTGGGCTATAAACATGCTGCCGATTTTGTCTATGACTATGCCGTGGAATTGGCCAGACGCTATCGCAATGATACATTCTTTGGTCTTTTCTGGGCCAATACATTCAGTCATAACGACATCAGCGATTGTACCGGCATGGATGAGCACATTATGCAATATCTGAAGAAATTCAAAGATATGGGCACTATGGAGAATACCATAGTGATATTCTTTAGTGATCATGGTATGCGTTTTGGACCCATACGTAAAACCTATTCGGGTCATTTGGAAGAACGTTTACCATTTGTCTTCCTATGGTTACCCACCAAGCTGAGACGGAAATATCCGGAATTTGTCAATGCTTTGAATGTAAATAAGAATCGTCTAACAAATCCCTATGATACCCATATGACCCTGAAACATATACTGGAGATGACGCATCGCGTTAAGGACGCAAATAAATTGGCCAAAGCTGATGCCTGTCCCAAATGTCAATCGCTGCTGAAACCAATGCCGCAAAATCGCTCATGCAAAGATGCTGCTATAGAGGCCCATTGGTGTACTTGTCTGCCCTATgagaatatctataaaaattccaaaactGTTTTGAATCTTACTCACCTGCTTATCGACTACATCAATGATTATGTGGCCACCTTTCGGaataaaagttttgccaaaCTATGTGTTCCTCTGAAATTCGATAGTGTGGACAGTGCTTATCGTACCACCCAACTGGAGACGGATCCAGGCGGGGCGGTTAAAACTATAGACATTTATCGCATAACCTTCTATACAAAACCGAATAAGGGTCTATTCGAAGCTACGGCCATATATGATCCCTTGACCTCACATATGGAGGTTACCGGTGAAATAAGTCGCCTGAACACCTATAGCGGTGACTCGGATTGTGTAACGGATGGTGGAGcgaaaaaatattgttcatGTCGCAAAAAGATTTTCTAG